Within the Candidatus Sulfotelmatobacter sp. genome, the region GAAATGACTCCGTGAAAAAGAAGGGCAAGAATCAGAATGCCAGCGATGGCGAGCCCATGAATCAGAACGGCTCGGTTGACCAGATTCCACTCACTTCGTCGGCGGGGACCCGAAAGGGAGACATGCTTTACCGGAAACTGGGGCGAACCGGGGAACAGGTCTCGGCGATTGGGATGGGCGGGTTTCATCTTGGGCAGGACCGGCTTTCTGACAAGGATAGCTTGCGGCTGATACGCTCCGCGATTGATCGTGGCATTACCTTCATGGACAACAGTTGGGACTATCACGAAGGCCGGAGCGAGATCCGGATGGGGAAGGCGTTAAAAGACGGATATCGTCAGAAAGTTTTTCTCATGACGAAGATCGATGGGCGCACGAAGGAGGTAGCGGCGCGGCAGATTGAGACTTGCCTGGAGCGGCTCCAGACGGATCACATTGATCTCGTGCAACATCATGAAATCATTCGCTTCGACGATCCGGATCGCATCTTTGCCGAGGGCGGAGCTAACGAGGCGATGGTCGAGGCGAAGAAGGCGGGGAAGATCCGGTTTATTGGATTTACCGGGCACAAAGATCCGCATATTCATTTATATATGCTGAAAGTTGCGGCGGATCACGGTTTCCATTTCGATACGGCGCAGATGCCCTTGAACGTGATGGACGCGCACTTCCGCAGCTTTTCTCAGATGGTTCTGCCGGAGTTGGTTAAGCAGGGAATTGGTGTTCTGGGGATGAAGTCGATGGGCGACGGAGTGATTCTGAAGAGCAAAGTGGTGTCGGCGATTGAATGCCTGCACTATGCCCTGAGCCTGCCTACGTCGGTGGTGATCACCGGCATTGATAAGCCGGAGGTGTTGGATCAGGCCTTTGAAGCGGCCAAGACCTTTAAGGCGCTTGATCGCGAAGAGATGACGCAACTACTGGGCAAGACGAAAAAAGTTGCGATGGCGGGGAAGTATGAGATCTTCAAGACCTCATCGCACCACGATTCGACGGCGAAAAATCCGGACTGGCTGGGCGGGGACACCCCTGCGGTTCAGGCGCTGGCGCCGAGTGCGTGAGTCAGCGTCGGTCCCGCATTACCTTTTGCTGCCGCTATCGGACCTATGTGGTACTGCAGTTTGGCGTACGCCGGACCGGTTGAGCGGGAGATCCTTCGCTCCGCCTGAAGAACGGCTCCGCTCAGGATGACGTCGCGATTTGATAAGTCAGATTGATCCAGTACCCAGCAGGTTGATTCCTTGACAAGCGACAGCGAGTCGCCTAGCATCGCTGGCCAGACGTGAAACGTTGCCGCGAGGCCCAGATTTGTGTCGGTTGGTGAAGCGCAACTCACAGCTGAAAAACCTCCCCAGTTACCAGGTGAAGCGGCATGAAGTTGCTGTCGAGAGTGGTGTGGGCGGAAGGGATGTATCTGGCGCCGCAGCATTTTCAGGCGCAGAATCGCTACTTCGAGGAAGCCGTCCAATTTGCCACGGCCAGCTTGTGGAGAGATGCGTACGGACTGGCGGCCTGTCAGCTCGACGCCGATGCGCTGCGCAACGGAACTGTGAGCTTGCTGAGCGCACGAGGAATGTTTCAGGATGGCCTGCCTTTCGATATTCCTGAGTGCGATCCTCGTCCCGACCCGAAAAACATCGTGGAGCAATTTTTGCCCGCTACCGATAGCTTGACGGTTGCGCTAGCCGTGCCGCGCTGGGTGCAGGGGCAGCAAAATTGCGATCTTGACCCAATTCCCTCCGGGAGTGCCCGCTACACGAGCACCACCGAAATGGTGCACGACGAGAACACCGGTCTCGACGCCAAGCCGGTGAAGCTGGGGCGCAAGAATATCCGCTTGGTAGTGCTGCCTGCCGCAGATGAGAATCTGCTGACGATTCCCATTGGGCGGGTAATGCGGGATCAGTCGGGGCACTTCGTTTACGATCCCACGCACGTTTCGCCTTGCTTGCGGCTGAGTTCGAGTGAACGGCTGTCCTCGATGCTGAAGCGGCTGGTCGACATCCTCGAAGAGAAAAGCGCGGTTGTGGCCCAGGAACAACAGCAGACCGTTGGAGCATTTCAGACTGGGATGTCCGCGCGACAGGTTGCGCAATTCTGGTTTTTACATGCGATTAACTCGAGCCTGACGCCGTTGCGTCATATTTTGCTGGCGAAGCATAGGCATCCGGAGGAACTGTTTCGCGAAATGTCGCGGCTGGCTGGGGCGCTGTGCACGTTTAGTTTGGATAGTAGTCCGCGCTCGCTGCCGGCTTATAACCACTACGATCCGGGGCCGAGCTTCGCGGCGCTTGAGGATCACATTGTTCGGCACCTCGAGATTATCGTTCCATCGCAAGCCGTGGTGATTCCGCTGAAGTCGGCTGCGCGTTATTTTTACGAAGGAGAGATCCGCGATCAGCGTTGCCTGGGGCGCTCGCGCTGGATTCTGGGACTGAGGTCGCCGGTGGGCGAAGCGGACGCGATCTCAAAAACATTGGAACTGGTGAAGGTGTGTTCCAGCCAATTTGTTCCCGAGTTGGTGAAACGGGCGCTGCCCGGTCTGACACTAAACCATATGCAGGTGCCTCCGGCGGCGATATCGGCAAAGGTCGATGCGCAGTATTTTGTCGTCACCCGCAGCGGGCCGTGCTGGGAGCACATTATGCGAACGCGCAACGTGGGCGTTTACGTGCCCGATAAATTACCGTCGCCTGAGTTGGAATTGATTGTGTTGCTAGAAAGCTGACAGCTGCTATGGGATCTACGTCAGTTACGCCGCTAGGGAGTTATCGGGGATCAAGTCCGGCGATGGACCGGCGGGGCTGGAACCTCGCCTTGGGATTTCAGGAAGTGTTCACGGCTGTGGTGCGGTTGCGCTACAACCGGCAGGCGGTGCAGGACGCGGAAACATTTCGCGCGCAAATGCGGCAGGCGCTAAGGGTTGCGGACCAGGATGCGCGCACGCGCGGAGCCAGTCCGGAGGATGTGAAGCAGGTGATTCTTGCGGTGGTGGCATTTTTGGACGAATCGGTACTGAGTTCGGGGAATCCGGTATTTGCGAACTGGCCTCGGCTGCCCTTGCAGGCGGAATTATTCGGTCATCAACTGTTGGGCGAAGTTTTCTTTCAGGAATTGCAGAAGACTTTGAGCCGCAATGATTCGGCGGAGGCCGCTGATGTGCTCGAGGTTTATTACCTCTGTCTGCTGCTGGGGTTTAAGGGACGGTACGCGGCGGGCGGGGATCTGCGATCGATCATGGGCGCGATCCAGGAGAAGATCCGGCGGGTGAGGGGTCCGGC harbors:
- a CDS encoding aldo/keto reductase; translated protein: MKKKGKNQNASDGEPMNQNGSVDQIPLTSSAGTRKGDMLYRKLGRTGEQVSAIGMGGFHLGQDRLSDKDSLRLIRSAIDRGITFMDNSWDYHEGRSEIRMGKALKDGYRQKVFLMTKIDGRTKEVAARQIETCLERLQTDHIDLVQHHEIIRFDDPDRIFAEGGANEAMVEAKKAGKIRFIGFTGHKDPHIHLYMLKVAADHGFHFDTAQMPLNVMDAHFRSFSQMVLPELVKQGIGVLGMKSMGDGVILKSKVVSAIECLHYALSLPTSVVITGIDKPEVLDQAFEAAKTFKALDREEMTQLLGKTKKVAMAGKYEIFKTSSHHDSTAKNPDWLGGDTPAVQALAPSA
- the tssK gene encoding type VI secretion system baseplate subunit TssK, yielding MKLLSRVVWAEGMYLAPQHFQAQNRYFEEAVQFATASLWRDAYGLAACQLDADALRNGTVSLLSARGMFQDGLPFDIPECDPRPDPKNIVEQFLPATDSLTVALAVPRWVQGQQNCDLDPIPSGSARYTSTTEMVHDENTGLDAKPVKLGRKNIRLVVLPAADENLLTIPIGRVMRDQSGHFVYDPTHVSPCLRLSSSERLSSMLKRLVDILEEKSAVVAQEQQQTVGAFQTGMSARQVAQFWFLHAINSSLTPLRHILLAKHRHPEELFREMSRLAGALCTFSLDSSPRSLPAYNHYDPGPSFAALEDHIVRHLEIIVPSQAVVIPLKSAARYFYEGEIRDQRCLGRSRWILGLRSPVGEADAISKTLELVKVCSSQFVPELVKRALPGLTLNHMQVPPAAISAKVDAQYFVVTRSGPCWEHIMRTRNVGVYVPDKLPSPELELIVLLES
- a CDS encoding DotU family type IV/VI secretion system protein; translation: MGSTSVTPLGSYRGSSPAMDRRGWNLALGFQEVFTAVVRLRYNRQAVQDAETFRAQMRQALRVADQDARTRGASPEDVKQVILAVVAFLDESVLSSGNPVFANWPRLPLQAELFGHQLLGEVFFQELQKTLSRNDSAEAADVLEVYYLCLLLGFKGRYAAGGDLRSIMGAIQEKIRRVRGPAGPLSPRGAIPADAVRLVQSDRWSRRLGIAALITACLAAALFVTFKILLMSGASSLSALVAGLVK